The following are encoded in a window of Chloroflexota bacterium genomic DNA:
- the pheA gene encoding prephenate dehydratase, translated as MPKRIAYLGPPGTYTEDATERYDPSAERYPCSTISATADAVRSGEADEGVAPIENSLEGAINDTLDLLIREPMLMVRQEVLVPIRHCLLVKPGTKASDIQMVYSHPQALGQCRRHLEETLPNATPQAALSTAASVEQMLASDAPSAAIASRRAGDLYGAEVLEEDIQDVAGNTTRFVVLAKEDQEPTGDDKTSICFDFDEDRGTLVGDTPGLLYNVIGEFARRNISMTKIESRPSKSEMGRYIFLVDLIGHRQDAIMVEALKAVELQTSHIKVFGSYPRYHEGQS; from the coding sequence GCGGTACGATCCCTCCGCCGAGCGCTATCCCTGCTCTACGATCTCGGCCACCGCCGACGCCGTCCGCTCGGGGGAGGCCGACGAGGGTGTCGCGCCCATCGAGAACAGCCTTGAGGGAGCGATTAACGACACGCTCGACCTGCTCATCCGTGAGCCGATGCTGATGGTACGGCAAGAGGTGCTGGTGCCCATACGGCATTGCCTGCTGGTGAAACCCGGCACCAAGGCATCGGATATCCAGATGGTGTACTCACACCCGCAGGCGCTTGGACAGTGCCGCCGCCACCTGGAGGAAACGCTGCCCAATGCGACGCCGCAGGCCGCGCTTTCCACAGCGGCGTCGGTCGAGCAGATGCTTGCCAGCGATGCGCCGTCTGCAGCCATCGCCTCCCGGCGCGCGGGCGATCTCTACGGGGCCGAGGTGCTGGAGGAGGACATCCAGGACGTCGCAGGGAACACCACGCGCTTCGTGGTGCTCGCCAAGGAGGACCAGGAACCGACGGGCGACGACAAGACGTCGATATGCTTCGACTTCGACGAGGACAGGGGAACGCTGGTGGGGGACACGCCGGGGTTGCTGTACAACGTCATTGGGGAGTTCGCCCGGCGCAACATCAGCATGACCAAGATCGAGTCGCGACCGTCCAAGAGCGAGATGGGGCGCTACATCTTCCTCGTCGACCTCATCGGCCACCGGCAGGACGCGATCATGGTCGAGGCGCTCAAGGCCGTGGAGTTGCAGACTTCGCACATCAAGGTGTTTGGTTCGTACCCGCGCTACCACGAGGGGCAGAGCTAG